In the genome of Afipia felis ATCC 53690, the window GGCGAGACGCTCGCTTCGGCTTCGTCGCTGGAAAAGACGATGCGCGACGCCGGCAAGACCGGCGCCGATATCGATGCGGCGAAGGCTGTCGGCAAGCTCCTCGCGGAGCGCGCGGTGAAGAACGGCGTCAAGGAAGTCATTTTCGATCGTGGTGGCTATCTCTACCACGGTCGCGTCAAGGCTCTGGCGGATGCGGCGCGCGAAAGCGGGCTGAGCTTCTAATTTTGGATTTAAGGAACAGAGGCTCAAGCCTCTCAAGGATTGGACAGAACAATGGCAGCTGAACGCGAACGCGGTAACCGCGAACGGGGCGGTCGGGATCGGGAAGAGCGCGACAGCGAGTTCGTGGACAAGCTCGTCCACATCAATCGCGTCGCCAAGGTGGTGAAGGGCGGCAAGCGCTTCGGTTTCGCTGCGCTCGTCGTCATCGGTGACCAGAAGGGCCGCGTCGGCTTCGGCCACGGCAAGGCTCGCGAAGTCCCGGAAGCGATCCGCAAGGCGACCGACTCGGCCAAGCGCAACCTGACCCGCGTCGCTCTGCGCGAGGGTCGCACGCTGCATCACGACATCGCCGGCCGTCACGGCGCGGGTCGCGTCTATCTGCGTGCTGCTCCGGCTGGTACCGGCATCATCGCCGGCGGCCCGATGCGCGCGGTGTTCGAGACGCTCGGCATCCAGGACGTCGTCGCGAAGTCGGTTGGCTCGTCGAACCCGTACAACATGGTTCGCGCCACCTTCGACGCGCTGAAGCACCAGGATTCGCCGCGCTCGGTGGCTAACCGCCGCAACATCAAGGTTTCCGCGCTTCAGGCGCGTCGCGTTGGCGGCGATGCCGAGGCGGCTGCGGACTAACCGGACGCTGATTGGAGTTCAGGACAATGGCCAAGGCCGCTAAAACCATCAAGGTCGAACAGACCGCCAGCGCGATCCGCCGTCAAAAGGCACAGCGCGAGACCCTGATCGGTCTGCGCCTCAACAAGATCGGTCGTGTCTCCGAGTTGCAGGACACGCCGTCGGTGCGTGGCATGATCGCGAAGGTTCAGCACCTCGTTCGCATCGTCGACGAGAAGTAAGGAACAAGACAATGAAGCTCAATGAGATCGCCGACAACGAAGGCTCGCGCAAGAAGCGCATGCGCGTCGGCCGTGGCATTGGCTCCGGCAAGGGCAAGCAATCCGGCCGCGGCGGCAAGGGCCAGACCGCGCGTTCGGGCGTGCGCATCAAGGGTTTCGAAGGCGGCCAGATGCCGCTGCATCGTCGCCTGCCGAAGCGCGGATTCAACAACATCTTCCGTATCGAACTGTCGGAAGTGAATCTGGACCGTCTGCAGGAAGCCATCGACAACAAGAAG includes:
- the rplR gene encoding 50S ribosomal protein L18, whose amino-acid sequence is MSKLKVTNARRKQRVRNSLRRSAGGRPRLSVFRSSKHIYAQVIDDQKGETLASASSLEKTMRDAGKTGADIDAAKAVGKLLAERAVKNGVKEVIFDRGGYLYHGRVKALADAARESGLSF
- the rpsE gene encoding 30S ribosomal protein S5, with protein sequence MAAERERGNRERGGRDREERDSEFVDKLVHINRVAKVVKGGKRFGFAALVVIGDQKGRVGFGHGKAREVPEAIRKATDSAKRNLTRVALREGRTLHHDIAGRHGAGRVYLRAAPAGTGIIAGGPMRAVFETLGIQDVVAKSVGSSNPYNMVRATFDALKHQDSPRSVANRRNIKVSALQARRVGGDAEAAAD
- the rpmD gene encoding 50S ribosomal protein L30, whose amino-acid sequence is MAKAAKTIKVEQTASAIRRQKAQRETLIGLRLNKIGRVSELQDTPSVRGMIAKVQHLVRIVDEK
- the rplO gene encoding 50S ribosomal protein L15, producing MKLNEIADNEGSRKKRMRVGRGIGSGKGKQSGRGGKGQTARSGVRIKGFEGGQMPLHRRLPKRGFNNIFRIELSEVNLDRLQEAIDNKKIDAKGTINAESLVKSGVLRRSKGGVRLLGRGELKSKITVEVHGATKSAIEAVEKAGGSVKILAPAKDEAAQKAAAKKGKKAS